In one window of Synchiropus splendidus isolate RoL2022-P1 chromosome 15, RoL_Sspl_1.0, whole genome shotgun sequence DNA:
- the frk gene encoding tyrosine-protein kinase SRK2 translates to MEIQKRLRTCWEGFLACFKKPRRPDEETQRRATQQSHSVTVHPPASTDPPWTVPRRDTIDTNGNLYIALYDYSARTDEDLSFNAGDTLEVLDQRAADWWFARAITGISESKQGYIPANYVAPVESIDAEPWYFPDTKRLDAEKMLLAEGNQHGAFLIRNCESQRGELSLSVLDSGRVKHYKLRKTENGAYYVSKTRPFDTLKQLVQYYSRQADGLCVCLGEPCKKMEAPQTHGLSYNTVDQWEIDRKSIKLLRKLGAGQFGEVFEGLWNETTAVAVKTLKPGTMDPQDFLREAQIMKRLRHAKLIQLYAVCTMEEPIYIITELMKNGSLLEYLQKDNGSTLRISDQIEMASQVASGMAFLELQNYIHRDLAARNVLVGENNICKVADFGLARVFMKENENVYEAREGTKFPVKWTAPEAIHNNKFTIKSDVWSFGILLYEIMTFGQMPYPTMTNYQVVQKVPQGYRMPCPPQCPKVMYDIMIDCWKQNEQDRPTFETLQWKLEDYFDLDVTSYDDAFRY, encoded by the exons ATGGAGATCCAGAAGAGACTAAGAACGTGTTGGGAAGGATTCCTGGCTTGCTTTAAGAAACCAAGACGTCCTGATGAAGAAACCCAGCGTAGAGCGACTCAACAGTCCCACTCAGTGACTGTCCACCCGCCTGCCAGCACCGACCCCCCGTGGACGGTACCAAGACGCGACACAATCGACACAAACGGGAATCTATACATCGCCCTGTACGACTATTCTGCCCGAACGGATGAGGACCTGAGCTTCAATGCCGGGGACACGCTCGAGGTGCTGGACCAGAGAGCGGCGGATTGGTGGTTCGCCCGTGCCATAACCGGAATCTCAGAATCCAAACAGGGCTACATCCCCGCAAACTACGTGGCCCCGGTGGAGAGCATCGATGCCGAACC CTGGTATTTTCCTGATACTAAGAGGCTGGATGCAGAGAAGATGCTCCTCGCAGAAGGAAATCAGCATGGAGCTTTTCTCATCAGGAACTGTGAAAGCCAGCGAGGAGAGCTCTCACTCTCAG TGCTTGACAGTGGGAGAGTGAAACATTACAAActgaggaaaacagaaaacggTGCCTACTACGTGTCAAAAACAAGGCCCTTTGACACTCTGAAGCAGTTGGTGCAATACTACTCCAGGCAGGCTGATGGACTGTGTGTATGTCTGGGTGAACCCTGCAAGAAG ATGGAAGCTCCACAGACTCACGGTCTGTCTTACAACACAGTGGACCAGTGGGAAATTGATCGCAAGTCCATCAAATTGCTTCGGAAGTTGGGTGCTGGTCAGTTTGGAGAAGTATTCGAAGGGTTATGGAATGAGACCACTGCAGTTGCTGTGAAGACTCTCAAACCAG GCACTATGGACCCACAAGACTTTCTTAGAGAGGCCCAGATAATGAAGAGGCTACGTCACGCCAAACTCATACAGCTTTACGCGGTGTGCACCATGGAGGAGCCCATCTACATCATTACAGAGTTGATGAAGAACGGCAGCCTCCTGGAGTACCTGCAGA AAGACAATGGCAGCACTCTCCGGATCTCAGACCAAATTGAGATGGCTTCTCAGGTGGCTTCTGGCATGGCTTTCCTGGAGCTTCAAAACTACATCCACAGAGACCTGGCTGCCAGGAATGTTCTGGTGGGCGAGAACAACATTTGCAAGGTGGCAGACTTTGGTCTAGCCAGGGTCTTCATG AAAGAGAATGAGAATGTCTACGAGGCCAGAGAGGGCACCAAGTTCCCAGTAAAGTGGACCGCTCCTGAGGCCATCCACAACAACAAGTTCACCATAAAGTCTGATGTGTGGTCTTTTGGAATCCTGCTGTATGAGATCATGACTTTCGGCCAGATGCCATATCCAA ccaTGACAAACTACCAGGTGGTACAGAAGGTCCCACAGGGGTATAGGATGCCATGCCCACCTCAGTGCCCCAAAGTTATGTATGACATCATGATCGATTGTTGGAAGCAGAATGAGCAGGACCGTCCCACGTTTGAAACTCTACAGTGGAAGCTGGAGGACTACTTTGATCTGGATGTCACATCTTATGACGATGCTTTCCGATATTAG
- the col10a1b gene encoding collagen alpha-1(X) chain: protein MDTGVAHILLVLVALASATPDRYYHAQKSSKAPFNTKAAYNTKASYGTKSYDTKSQAVEGYPGPPGTPGEPGPMGPPGPPGENGVGYSGPQGPPGPPGPPGYSQPGKPGSPGSSGKPGSPGIPGERGAPGSPGQMGPRGAPGTPGTPGPAGISSVGKPGPAGIPGQMGARGEPGLKGHPGMQGLPGPKGERGYGHPGAQGPPGATGPMGPSGIPGKPGAGQPGPTGYPGEPGKPGMPGRAGAPGPIGSTGPKGHTGAPGTGAPGKTGENGTPGMPGLRGPKGHQGHAGQPGSPGMPGVGKPGEPGLPGNRGSPGTPGTTGQKGEPGPIGFTGHPGASGPIGPPGPQGARGFQGGPGPVGPKGDMGMMGALGPRGSKGEPGEMGFTGKPGAPGSVGAPGIPGPSGPQGHKGATGQPGSPGQPGANGAPGLKGHTGSPGGQGKAGENGRPGPMGHMGPPGPSGPPGPKGHPGIPGPPGAAGMTTKGVSGPQGPPGTPGPRGQNGVPGPVGPPGPPGPPGEIVYHHEKSMPIKSHEVVMPHEMMKAPMSAFSAVLTTAYPPAGTPIQFNHILYNGEHHYDPNSGVFTCEVPGLYYFSYHIHVNGANALVALYKNEDPVLFSYDEYNKGFLDQMSSSSVLILHTGDRVYVQVPDEESNGIFAADNVHCAFSGFLIAST from the exons ATGGACACAGGGGTGGCCCACATTCTCCTGGTCCTTGTGGCTCTAGCATCGGCTACACCGGACCGATACTACCATGCACAAAAATCCAGCAAAGCTCCATTCAACACCAAAGCTGCCTACAACACCAAAGCTTCATATGGTACAAAGTCTTATGATACCAAGAGTCAAG CTGTGGAAGGATATCCAGGTCCACCCGGCACCCCTGGTGAGCCAGGTCCCATGGGCCCACCTGGTCCTCCTGGAGAAAATGGTGTAGGATATTCTGGACCACAAGGACCACCAGGACCACCCGGACCACCAGGTTACTCTCAACCAGGAAAGCCTGGTAGCCCTGGTAGTTCCGGAAAACCTGGTTCCCCTGGTATCCCAGGAGAACGTGGAGCTCCTGGGTCACCAGGCCAAATGGGTCCCCGAGGTGCACCTGGAACACCGGGAACACCAGGGCCTGCTGGAATTTCATCTGTTGGGAAACCTGGTCCTGCTGGTATCCCAGGACAAATGGGAGCAAGGGGAGAGCCTGGATTGAAAGGACATCCTGGTATGCAAGGTTTGCCAGGGCCCAAGGGAGAGAGAGGCTATGGGCACCCAGGTGCTCAAGGACCACCCGGGGCAACAGGACCAATGGGTCCATCCGGTATTCCTGGTAAACCTGGAGCAGGTCAACCTGGACCCACAGGCTATCCTGGTGAACCTGGCAAACCAGGGATGCCAGGAAGAGCTGGTGCACCAGGTCCAATAGGTTCAACCGGACCAAAGGGTCACACTGGGGCTCCAGGTACAGGAGCACCAGGAAAAACAGGTGAGAATGGTACACCTGGTATGCCAGGACTCAGGGGGCCTAAAGGTCACCAGGGTCATGCAGGTCAGCCAGGTTCACCTGGCATGCCAGGTGTTGGTAAACCAGGAGAGCCAGGGCTGCCAGGTAACAGAGGATCACCAGGTACCCCAGGCACAACTGGCCAGAAGGGTGAGCCTGGACCCATTGGTTTTACCGGTCATCCAGGTGCTTCAGGCCCCATAGGTCCTCCAGGACCGCAAGGAGCAAGAGGATTCCAGGGAGGCCCAGGTCCAGTCGGTCCTAAGGGTGACATGGGAATGATGGGTGCACTTGGGCCTCGGGGCAGCAAAGGTGAACCAGGAGAAATGGGATTCACAGGAAAACCTGGTGCACCAGGGTCAGTAGGTGCTCCAGGAATACCTGGTCCCAGTGGTCCTCAGGGTCATAAGGGTGCTACAGGGCAGCCTGGTTCTCCAGGGCAACCTGGCGCAAATGGTGCACCTGGACTAAAAGGGCACACTGGCTCACCAGGAGGACAAGGAAAAGCTGGTGAAAATGGACGGCCTGGGCCGATGGGACATATGGGACCTCCTGGCCCTTCAGGCCCCCCTGGACCTAAAGGCCATCCAGGTATTCCAGGACCTCCTGGGGCGGCTGGCATGACAACCAAAGGAGTTTCTGGTCCCCAGGGGCCACCAGGAACACCCGGTCCCAGAGGCCAAAACGGTGTCCCAGGCCCTGTGGGTCCACCTGGTCCCCCTGGTCCCCCAGGAGAGATAGTATACCACCATGAAAAAAGCATGCCAATCAAGTCTCATGAGGTTGTGATGCCACATGAAATGATGAAAGCGCCCATGTCTGCCTTCAGTGCAGTGCTTACAACGGCCTACCCTCCAGCTGGCACGCCGATACAATTCAATCATATCCTATACAATGGAGAGCACCACTATGACCCAAATAGTGGCGTTTTCACCTGTGAGGTCCCTGGCCTCTACTACTTCAGCTACCACATCCATGTCAATGGTGCAAATGCTCTGGTGGCCCTATATAAGAATGAGGATCCAGTACTTTTCAGCTATGATGAGTACAACAAGGGCTTCCTGGACCAGATGTCCAGTAGCTCTGTGTTGATCCTGCACACTGGTGACCGGGTCTATGTCCAGGTACCTGACGAAGAGAGTAATGGAATCTTTGCAGCTGATAACGTTCACTGTGCTTTCTCTGGCTTTCTTATTGCTTCTACGTGA